One genomic segment of Gottschalkia acidurici 9a includes these proteins:
- a CDS encoding DUF3006 domain-containing protein: protein MRGIVDRFEGEFIVVELENEEMINIEKSRAPLAKEGDILIIERESITMDEKETARRREKIEEKFNGLFE from the coding sequence TTGAGGGGAATAGTAGATAGATTTGAAGGTGAATTTATAGTGGTAGAGCTTGAAAATGAAGAAATGATAAATATAGAAAAATCAAGAGCACCATTAGCTAAAGAAGGAGATATACTAATAATAGAAAGAGAAAGTATAACTATGGATGAGAAAGAAACAGCAAGAAGAAGAGAGAAAATAGAGGAAAAGTTCAACGGTTTGTTTGAATAA
- a CDS encoding transporter substrate-binding domain-containing protein → MISKRIKKVLALALTGAMVLSFSGCSSEGGKDKAEVNSLEAIKERGKLIMGTSPDYPPFEFKDKNQDVVGSDVEIAKEIAEDLGVELEINEAQFDSLIPVLQSGKTDIIMAGMNETPDRKKEVDFSDIYYTGEAVLVINKKDVDKFKSLDNLKGKTVGAQLGSIPESIARKELKESEVISIGTVSDLVLQLKGNKMNAVIMDDIVAESYVKNNSDLTIINGIVLKGEEAGFAVATQKGQKDLMREINKTLKRLKDEGKLEKFLEEAMELNNK, encoded by the coding sequence ATGATTAGTAAGAGAATTAAAAAGGTTTTAGCACTTGCATTAACAGGGGCTATGGTTTTAAGCTTTTCAGGATGTTCAAGTGAAGGTGGAAAAGATAAAGCGGAGGTAAACTCTTTAGAGGCTATAAAAGAAAGAGGTAAGCTAATAATGGGAACTAGTCCAGACTATCCACCTTTTGAATTTAAAGATAAAAATCAAGATGTGGTGGGATCGGATGTAGAGATAGCAAAAGAAATAGCAGAAGATTTAGGAGTAGAGCTTGAGATTAACGAAGCTCAGTTTGACTCACTTATACCAGTACTTCAGTCAGGAAAAACAGATATCATAATGGCAGGTATGAATGAAACACCAGATAGAAAAAAAGAAGTTGACTTTTCAGATATTTACTATACTGGTGAAGCCGTTTTAGTTATAAATAAAAAAGATGTAGACAAATTTAAGTCACTAGATAATCTAAAAGGGAAAACCGTAGGAGCGCAACTTGGATCTATACCAGAAAGCATAGCTAGAAAAGAGCTAAAAGAATCAGAGGTAATATCTATAGGAACAGTATCAGATTTGGTACTACAACTTAAAGGAAACAAAATGAATGCTGTAATAATGGATGATATAGTTGCGGAGTCTTATGTTAAAAATAATAGTGATTTAACTATAATCAATGGAATAGTACTTAAAGGAGAAGAAGCTGGATTTGCTGTAGCTACTCAAAAAGGACAAAAAGATCTAATGAGAGAAATAAATAAAACTTTAAAAAGACTTAAAGATGAAGGAAAACTAGAAAAGTTCTTAGAAGAGGCAATGGAACTTAATAATAAATAA
- a CDS encoding amino acid ABC transporter permease produces the protein MDFSFLPEYYPFFITGVKNTLLLSIIAGVFGVILGAILALMKISKNKPLSAFSTAYISFVRGTPLLVQLFIIYVGLPFNLAKITAGAIALSLNSAAYVAEIIRSGIEGIDGGQMEAARSLGMNHAMGMRYIVIPQAFKNVLPVLGNEFISLIKESSLVSVIGVAELMKNVNDVRAITYKTIEPLAIAAILYFIMTFTISKIVLKLERRLKVSDRSK, from the coding sequence TTGGATTTTTCATTTTTACCAGAATATTATCCATTTTTTATAACAGGAGTTAAAAATACATTATTATTATCAATTATAGCTGGAGTATTTGGAGTAATTTTAGGAGCTATATTAGCTCTTATGAAGATATCAAAAAATAAGCCTTTGAGTGCTTTTTCTACAGCTTATATATCTTTTGTAAGAGGAACACCACTTTTAGTTCAACTATTTATTATCTATGTAGGACTTCCTTTTAATCTTGCAAAGATAACAGCTGGGGCAATAGCACTATCATTAAATAGTGCTGCATATGTAGCTGAAATAATAAGATCGGGTATAGAAGGTATTGATGGCGGACAGATGGAAGCAGCAAGATCTTTAGGTATGAATCACGCTATGGGAATGAGATATATAGTCATACCTCAGGCATTTAAAAATGTGTTGCCTGTCTTAGGAAATGAATTTATATCTCTTATAAAAGAATCTTCGCTAGTGTCTGTAATAGGTGTAGCTGAACTTATGAAGAATGTTAATGATGTAAGAGCAATAACTTATAAAACCATAGAACCATTAGCTATAGCAGCTATACTATACTTTATTATGACCTTTACTATTTCTAAGATAGTTCTTAAATTAGAGAGGAGGCTAAAAGTAAGTGATAGAAGTAAATAA
- a CDS encoding amino acid ABC transporter ATP-binding protein: MIEVNNLNKKFGNLHVLKGVNSNIKKGEVVVVIGPSGSGKSTFLRCLNLLETPTDGEIIFEGTSITSKGTDIDKLRQKMGMVFQQFNLFPHMTVLQNITLAPMKLKNMSKEEADKVAFNLLKRIGLEDKAQTYPNNLSGGQKQRIAIARALAMSPDVMLFDEPTSALDPEMVGEVLEVMKDLARDGMTMVVVTHEMGFAKEVGDRVLFMDGGFIVEEGTPEEIFNNPKNERTKNFLAKVLV, encoded by the coding sequence GTGATAGAAGTAAATAATTTAAATAAAAAATTTGGTAACTTACATGTATTAAAAGGAGTAAATAGTAATATAAAAAAAGGTGAGGTAGTAGTAGTTATAGGTCCTAGTGGATCTGGAAAAAGTACTTTTTTAAGATGTTTAAATTTACTTGAGACACCGACAGATGGAGAAATTATATTTGAAGGAACATCTATTACAAGTAAAGGTACAGATATAGATAAATTGAGACAGAAGATGGGAATGGTTTTTCAACAGTTTAACTTGTTTCCACATATGACTGTTTTACAAAATATAACGTTAGCACCTATGAAACTGAAAAACATGAGTAAAGAAGAAGCTGATAAAGTAGCATTTAATCTTTTAAAGAGAATAGGTTTAGAAGATAAAGCACAAACTTATCCAAATAACTTATCAGGAGGACAAAAGCAAAGAATAGCAATAGCAAGAGCTTTAGCTATGTCTCCAGATGTGATGCTATTTGATGAACCTACTTCAGCATTGGATCCTGAAATGGTAGGTGAGGTTCTAGAAGTTATGAAGGACTTAGCTAGAGATGGAATGACTATGGTAGTAGTTACTCATGAAATGGGATTTGCTAAAGAAGTTGGAGATAGAGTATTATTTATGGACGGTGGGTTTATAGTAGAAGAAGGTACTCCAGAAGAAATATTTAATAATCCTAAAAATGAAAGAACTAAAAACTTCTTAGCGAAGGTTCTAGTATAA
- the asnA gene encoding aspartate--ammonia ligase, with translation MYLLKPEGYRPRLDVMETVIAIKQLKDFFESALAKELNLTRVSAPLFVKSESGLNDDLNGVEEPVSFKVKDDDNCKVEIVHSLAKWKRMALSRYGFEPGQGLYTDMNAIRPEEELDNTHSIYVDQWDWEKVIRKEERTEDTLINTVKSIFKVFKSAEDYICELFPQIEKYLPDEITFITSQELEDMYPTIPSQERENIIAKEKKAVFIMKIGHVLNSGEKHDGRAPDYDDWNLNGDIIFWNPILNKCLELSSMGIRVDEEALKEQLKITNSEERLEFKYHKLLVEGKLPYTIGGGIGQSRICMYFLQKAHIGEVQASIWPDEMIMECEKSNMFLL, from the coding sequence ATGTATTTATTAAAACCAGAAGGTTATAGGCCTAGATTGGACGTTATGGAAACTGTAATAGCGATAAAGCAACTGAAAGATTTTTTTGAAAGTGCATTAGCTAAAGAACTAAATCTTACAAGAGTTTCTGCACCACTATTTGTAAAGTCAGAATCAGGACTAAATGATGACTTAAATGGTGTAGAAGAGCCAGTATCATTTAAAGTAAAAGATGATGACAATTGTAAAGTTGAGATAGTTCACTCGTTAGCTAAATGGAAGAGGATGGCTCTTTCAAGATATGGATTTGAACCAGGACAAGGACTTTATACAGATATGAATGCTATAAGACCGGAAGAGGAACTAGATAATACTCATTCTATTTATGTAGATCAATGGGACTGGGAAAAGGTTATAAGAAAAGAGGAGCGAACAGAAGATACTTTAATAAATACAGTAAAATCGATATTTAAAGTATTTAAATCAGCAGAAGATTATATATGCGAACTATTTCCTCAAATTGAAAAATATTTACCAGATGAGATCACTTTTATTACTTCTCAAGAGTTAGAAGATATGTATCCAACAATACCATCACAAGAAAGAGAAAATATTATAGCTAAAGAAAAAAAAGCAGTATTTATAATGAAGATTGGTCATGTATTAAACTCTGGGGAAAAACATGATGGTAGAGCGCCGGATTATGATGATTGGAATCTAAATGGGGATATAATATTCTGGAATCCGATACTTAATAAATGTCTTGAATTGTCTTCAATGGGAATAAGAGTAGACGAGGAAGCACTAAAAGAGCAATTAAAAATTACAAACTCGGAAGAAAGATTAGAATTTAAGTATCACAAACTATTAGTTGAAGGAAAATTACCATATACTATAGGTGGTGGAATTGGACAATCTAGAATATGTATGTACTTTTTACAAAAAGCTCATATTGGAGAGGTTCAAGCTTCTATATGGCCAGATGAAATGATAATGGAATGCGAAAAGTCTAATATGTTTTTACTATAA